ACCCCCTGCTATTGCTAATATGGAAAAACACATGCATCACTGGTTTTGGATGTTTTGTATTTAAGGGCAATTTGGATTTGTTCAACTGTGTATGACCTGTTTGGTGACTTTGCCATCAAATTAATTTGCGCACCATGGACAAACCATCCTGTCACTGAACTCACCATTACTCAATGAATCAGAGGAAAGTGGAATCGCATTTCAATGACATTGCATTGCTGAGTTATTACTCCAGATGTCAAACTTTGCCCTATTGGTGGCGCAGAAAGGCTTGACTGTCATACACCATAATTACTGTCTaggtagctgagactgtcctctatcactgtgccaaatttcataaatgTGTATGAAGCATTTTATAGGCTGCCATGTACTCCTATTGTGAAAGATAATAATTGATAATAAGAGAACACAATtacaatagggtgcctacggACCTTTGGTGTTTGGCTGcctaataattataaaaagaagagaacatacaaaacaaatgaatttgaatttgaatttgtgtCTTTTGTAAATGTGCTGCCAAAATGTAATAACCACAATAAAATATGTGGCAGATCTGGACTTTACTCACTGTCATAACTAAAGAGCTTTCCAACTAATTTCACTGTGGTTCCTGACCAATTCATAGTtgttactaaataatatgctGTAAGGCAaacaactgaataataagctgatAAAAGAGTTAAGTCAATAGGTACATCAGTGAATTTGAGAGTAGTTCTTTTCggacactttttttaatatggtCATCCTAATATAGACCTTGGAGGCTTATGTCTTGGGTGTTGTGCCAAAGAGttggaaaatatatttaatttcctCAGATCTATCAGGTGGTACATACCACAGTATGGCTATCTAAATcttcaaaaaaattaattagcaaataaactattttttcttatttcaaggTTTGAATATTAacagtgctctctctctttgcaaGAAACAATAAGTCATACACTAGGGTGTAGTTTCTTTGGATACTTAGACTCATTTAAAAGTCTTTATGAccataattattacattatttattaataattacaattttaacaataattaataTGCTGTTGATTTAACAGTGACTTTCCAGGGTGAATCAGGAGGGATGACAGTGCTTATTTTTGTGGTTTGCTCAAAAGGTACCAGCTAATGAAATGTTTCTTAAAATAACCGATATTTTTAAGTGGCATTTTCTTCAGTGTTTCCGAAATCATAATATTCTTGGgatttacatgtttttatagCTAGAATTCAGATGTAAATGTCTCTGAAACTCAGACTttaatgtgagaaaaaaaaaatccagtcatTGTTGGCTTTGGAAAATTTCTGAGATTTCAAGGCTCTCCAAGCAAAGTAGCCTCAGACCAAgaaaactacacacactgacagtgcGACAGCAATGGCTGCCACACCACCTAACAGCATCACCACGAACATCTGGCTCCGGTCACAGAATCGCACCTGTGCCTCCTCCTCATCAGTGCACAGGAGCCCAAGTGAAGCGCTGTCAGTGCTGAGCGGCTCACTGTACTGGGGCCCTCGTGCCTCCACTGTCCAGCGCAGCACGTTCACCTTCATCTCCATGTCTTCCAGAGTGCGGTCCACCTgcgcaatctcctgctccagctggCTTTGCTCAAGCCCCTCCatactgtctgtctgttctccATGCTCCTCCTGCAGATCAGGCACGCTCAGAGCACGAGCTGCTACTTCTGTCATACCTCCTACACATTGTACACAATTATTCAAGTCATTATTGTGtaaattaggaaaaaaaggaaaagtaaaaCACCAAGCTTCATGTACTAGTGTTACATTAAATGTGTGgaagtctgggaaaacccaccGGACgatgctgtggctgaattcagactgaaaaacagccaaaaaaaaaagaccaaaaatcaCATCAAAATTGggtcaaaatatatattttttcatcatatactttgacatctcaGTTTtcagaaaccataaatattatttatcaaaatgacgaggaaatgtttttacatttttgtttttacattctACCTGTTGTGTAGGAAGGCAAATtaacatggtggaaaaaaaaaaaaaaatagtctccCTAAAGTATTCTCAAGCCTCACTAGCAAAGTGTGATCTCCTCACAAGGTATCATagatactggctgtcaaaatgaCCATAATGCTCCTTCACTGCTGTCGGAATCAAATGAAATTTTGTGGGTAATCAAGAATCtaaaattctttaaatgtagttgagatacatgcaaaagacaAACATATGGGGcctagtagaaaatgtcaaaaattcaCCATGTGAAAAGGTTTCCCAGACTTCCTCATATATAATGTAGACTTAGCTGATACAGTTCTTTGATGCAGTGTGTACACAGTGCATGGAAAAGAAGGCATCGTGtgcatagttttaaaaaaatgtacaggtATTTTCCACTTTATCAATGTGTTGAATGACAATGTGACATCAACACAGTGCTTCTCTGTGCTCACCCTGCATGCCCGTCTGCACTGTGGCACTGTTGTTGGCCACCGAGAAACTGTTGCCCATGTGATAAACTTTGCACATGTCTGCATAAAAAAGCTCCAAGCAGGAGGAGAAGGCCACCCACTGCAGCTCTGTCACCTTCCTTTCCTCCTCAGGCAGGGTTTTGTCCCTCAGTCGGGCTGTTAGGTGGTTACGACAGGACAGTGTGAGTGTCTGAGCGTGCTCACGTGTCTGCTGGAGCTCATGGCGCAGACTCTTACTGTCTGTGCAGCCACCAACACAGGAAGCCAGGTGCCGGTAACATGCCACCACCTATAAGATCAGAGAAGATATAGAGCATAAATATAGAATTTTTATGATCTCAGTGAGTTTCCTGATCTTTTATGAATCACCTATGAATCATTTAtgaattatctatctatctttaatTATAAGAAACAAAGTAGGCAAGAGATTAACATCCTGGTTTGCCCTTAACTTTTTAAAACCTGTTGTCAGGTCCAGACTTTCCTTATGTAACTATATAGCTTTCTTATTAGTTACACTAGCTACTAATATGCTTTAGGATAAGCAACTGAGTAATAAGCTGTGACCTTTAAGGATTAAGCAAGTGTTGGTTTTGGTAATAAACACATCAGTTTGGTTGAATAAAGCTTGTAAGAGAACTTTAAGGCCTTTTTGCCAAAAGTAGCATTTTGaattaatctaatctaacctAAACTCCCAGATTAAGAACAATGTTTATTAGGTCACTAATGAGGAAAAGCAAGGATCCATTACATCTATATAGCACAAATATTCATAGTCGAGAGAGCAGTCATTAGTTTTTCATACTTatgaatacatatttatatattcttaaGTTGAAAGAATGCTCATTCATGCCTTAATGCTGAGCAAAGTACAGTTACGGCTAAGTTGAATAAAATTCTTGAAAAATCTATTCCATtgcaaatgtataaaaatgaaagacaaaCATTTTAGCTTTATGATTTAGTTTGCCTGTCCACAAATATTACCGATAATCTACTTGTCATGAGATGGCTATTTCGGGACGAGTATTAAGACTCTGGGCCATATCTCAGAGCTCCATATGCTGATGAAACTCAGAGCACAGACATTTTTGTACTAGTTTGACTTCACTTAATAGCTTATGAGTATGTGACATTTTCTAATAAAATCCAACTATATTAATGACCATCCCCTATATTAATGGAAGTGGTTGTCAAAACAGTTTTCTTTGTTggaaattttaatataaataaactgtttaGGTTGCAGCTAGAGAACATGTTATTGAAGACCTGTTTGCAGAATTCAAAATCTTTTGCGATAGATTTTCCACttacaatacaaataattatGCACTGGACCATAGAACATCCCTATACAGATATAGTGCTTCTTTCCCTTTAGGCAGCAGGGCATGTGCTATTTCAAGATGCTTTTATGCCAATATTTCTGTGTTacataaaaggaaataaagacaCAGACTATAATAGAGTGGCTAAAAATCAGCAAATAAGATATTAAGCTGAAATTGACAtgttaatgaaatttaattcaaaatatCTCACAAACATCTTTTGAACTGGATTGTATCACTTTACATATGAATGATTGATACAGTTCATGATAACCTTATGTGCATCAGTAAAAATAACGGCCAAGCAgatgagatgaatgaatgtagcaTAACTCGTACAGTAAATTAAGAAATGTCAAACTATTTGTCACCCACCTTTGTAAGGGAGTCCACCATGGCTTGCCCCTCTTGAAGGGACCGTGCTGAGCTCCCATCATCAGCAACCTTGTTATTAGCGAGTAGCATAAGGTTGTTTCTGCTGAGTGGATGGCGCAACCCCCTGTCCTGGTATCTGAAAGGGTGGGAGTCTCACCCACTTAAATTCACTTGTTCGGCTTCACCTCCTCCTGGTCATTTGTTTGGAGGCCATAACTGACTACTTGTATTTCATCTAATGGCTGATCCAAAACTTTTAAACCAAAAACTTTGCAAAAAGGTCAGCAGTGCTCCCAAAACAAGGAGAACATACAGAGGGATGGCTGGCTAAGGTGCAAGTGGGGCGTGTTAATCCAGAGACTGACCCCTGTGCACTGATGTACGCAAGCAGGAGTGGCTAAGCTCATTATCTGCTGCTGAGAGGTGCAGCTATGCTGGAACCTGAGAAAACAGCACTGCCTCCTCAACACCACAAACAACCCCTCTATCATTCTCTGCCTGGCTGCCTCTCTCCTGCCTCactctttttttcagtgaagaGAACTGCAGGAGGGAGTATAGTGTTTGTGATTACTCCTGACCACTGATATGATCTATGGATGTTGAAATCAACACAGATGTCAGTTCATCAAATAAGTGAAAATGTGCATATATAGGCTGAACAGAATTACACATAAAATGCTATGTAATATATTTCATAAGCAGAAATATCTGAGTTACATCAGACTTATTGCCTACATTCAagatcactgattatttttattataaacttcTTATAACCTAACTTTTACATGCATGATGTCTTTTATTCAGAAATACTTCAGAAGCCCCTCATTAACTTAACTGTACATTAACTTAATCGTAAAGGGTGTCTTTTGTTAAGCTGATATTGTGGAGAGTTGTTTAATAGGGAGTCTTTTTTAAGACAATATTTGGAGAATTATATGATAGTAATCATGAAATCCCTGTGAAGTAGTTTTTATAGGACATATGGAACATTATGTAGTGCATATTATCAAATCTTTTATATGTTTGATATTGCATGATAAAGCAGTGTTGCAGATGCCTTGTAGAAGCACTGAAAGAAGGCTTTTAACAATAACATCAGGATTTATAGATTCAAAGCCTCCAGTGAGTAATAGAAACGGATACGTCAACtttatttatgtcatttatgTCAGACTTGTTCATCTGTTGTCAATTTGTTCCTTCAGCCTACATCATGTCAGTCTATATGCTTATACCCCATAATTCATAACAAGCAGTTAAGCATGACAGGTGAGTGACCTCTGTGCTAAAACTAATCTGATTAAAGGCAGGCTAAAATAATCCCTAAACTATAGCTGGTGGATTGGCCCTGATATTCCATCTGAACCGCTTCTTCAGCGACTAATAACATATCACTTTCAGTCTAATGCCTGAGTTACTGTATATGTCTatatataaactgtaaaaatttcATATCCCTAGGACAAAATTAAGggggaaaaatgtcatttatactGGTGAGGTATGCTTCTGAGAGGCCCCTTCAAtcaaaagagcaaaaatgtttaaatagagtatgttaaaatattaataatttatatcaaAATAAAGTTATATCAAAAGTACTCATTTTAAACTTcttaacaaacttttttttcctgttgatTCTGACTTTATTTTTTGGAGCCTTGTTGCAGGGCATCCACGTTCATTTTAAACTTATAGCACAGTGTGGTTGAAtactcgaatctgattggtcaggagctatgcattatttttgtatacaggatagtcttcaggacagaggtatGCTTTCAGTTTCTCGGCaagatgacaagctgttttttttttgtttgttttttttttaatttaatgtcttTCATCACACTCCTTTATATACTATAATAGTTCATTACATTcaaactgttactacacttcagtcagtctgtgcgttACCATGGTAACACGCAacgctctatccagctgtggcttctgtGGGAACTATTTTCGTtgacagcaaataaataaataaataaataaataaaaattatatatatcaCTTAGATCAGGTTTTTCTCCATCTGCTCCCTGAGGCTCTTGCCCTGTATCTGAATGATtatatgcactgcactgctgccac
This genomic interval from Pangasianodon hypophthalmus isolate fPanHyp1 chromosome 4, fPanHyp1.pri, whole genome shotgun sequence contains the following:
- the rgs9bp gene encoding regulator of G-protein signaling 9-binding protein, whose protein sequence is MLLANNKVADDGSSARSLQEGQAMVDSLTKVVACYRHLASCVGGCTDSKSLRHELQQTREHAQTLTLSCRNHLTARLRDKTLPEEERKVTELQWVAFSSCLELFYADMCKVYHMGNSFSVANNSATVQTGMQGGMTEVAARALSVPDLQEEHGEQTDSMEGLEQSQLEQEIAQVDRTLEDMEMKVNVLRWTVEARGPQYSEPLSTDSASLGLLCTDEEEAQVRFCDRSQMFVVMLLGGVAAIAVALSVCVVFLV